Sequence from the Acidobacteriota bacterium genome:
CTCCGCCGCTACGTCGAGGGGAACGACGCCGTTACCGGGCGCCCGTTGATGCCCCAGGTCGTCGAGGCGCTGACGGCCCCCCTGACGGAGGAGGAACGGCACCCGCGGGCGGCCCGGCAGGCCCCCCGCCCGAGGCTGCTCCAGCCGGACACCGAGGAGAACCTCCACCGGCTCTTCCTCGAAAGCGGCTGGACCGACGGGGCCCCCATCGTCCTTCCCACCGAGGAGCGGGTGGCGCACATGCTCACCGGGACCGCGGCCGACCCCGGTGAGGTGGTGGGGCGCATGTCGGTCACTATCCACCAGGAGAAGCTCGAATACACCGTGGAGAAGGTGGCCGTAAGCGCGGTGATGGCGGGGGCCGGCCCCGAACACCTCCCCGTAATCCTGGCGCTCGCGGCCAGCGGCGAGTGCTCCATGCCCAGCTCCACCACCTCCTTCGGCAGGATGGCGGTGGTGAACGGGCCGATCCGGGAGGAGATCGGCATGAATTCGGGCCTGGGTGCCCTCAGCCCCTTCAACCATGCCAACACGGTGATCGGGAGGGCGTGGACCCTCATGACCCTGAACCTGGGGGACGCCCGGCTGGGGGAGACCTTCATGGGGTCGACGGGCAACAACCTGAATTACCAGAACATGCTCTTCGCCGAGAACGAGGAACGCAGCATCTGGGCCCCCTTCCACGTGCGGCGGGGGTTCGGGCGGGAGGAAAGCGTCCTCAGCCTCTTCCAGGGGTGGAGCGTCGTCAACAGCATGGGAGCGGCCGGGTGCCGCCGCCCGGCCGAGGAGGAGACCCTGATCCTCATGAATGCCTTCCCCGGAATGCACGGGGCCCTCACCCTGGTGATGGACCCCCTCGTGGCCCGGCACCTCGAGGAGCGGGGGTTTGACGGTCCGGAGAGCCTCGCGCGCTACCTGTCGGAAAACTTCCGGATGCCCGCCGGGCAGTTCTGGGGGTCCGACGTCGTCTATTCCCTGGTGGAGCCCTCCGCGCGCGCCGGGGTGCAGCCCTACGCCTCCTGGCTCGACCTCCCCGGCGACACGCCCGTCGCCCCCTACACCTCCCCCGACAATATCCACGTCGTGGTGGCGGGGGGGGAAACCCAGGCGCTGTGGCTCACCACCGACATGTGGCACACCGGGTCGGTGTCGATCGACCGGTGGAGGCCCGCAGGCGGCGTGTACCGGGAGGATGAACGGGCGGGGCGGCGGCGCGACGCGCGCCGGAAGCGGCATGCGGCCGCGCTCAGGGCTTCCGGCTACGATCTCTAGCCCCCCTTCCCCCGTGTGCTACCATTCGGGGATGAGATGGCTTCTGCTGCTGCTGTTGCTCGGATCCGCCGCGGCCGCGGGGCTCGAAAAAGCGCCCGCGGATGAGGGGGTCTACGTGCTCCGCGGGGGCACGGAGTGGGTGGAACTCGAGCCCGCCCCGGTCGCCGGGACGCGGATCCGGGGCCTCGAGACCTTCATCGAAAGCGGCGGGTACACCCGCTTTTTCGTGGATACCGAGCTCGAGGGGGCGAAGGCCGCGCGGCGCACGACCGATCGGTTCCCGCGCTTTTTCTGCCGCGGGCCGTTTTCCCCCGCCGACCTCCTGATCGTCCGGCTCACGCTCCAGGGGGGACGGCGGCTCAGCCGGACCTCCCCCGCGGCGGCCTCGATGACGAACAAGCCGGGATTTCCCCAGGAGGACCTCGTCCGGCTCCGGACGTCGGCCCGGGACGACGGCTCCTTCCTCGCCGTTCCCGAGGACCCTCTCCCCCCCGGCGAATATCTCCTGGTGACGGGCGACGTCGGCTCCGGGCGCGATTTCGGCGTCGATTAGGCCTCCGGCGCGGTGCCGGTTTATGCTATTTTTGAGGGGGAGGAAAGCGATGAGCGTTACGGTCCGCATCCCTGCAATCATCCGCCAGTTCACCGGGCAGGAGTCGGAGGTCCGGCTGGAAGGGAAGACGGTGGGCGAGGTCCTGGAGACCTTCAAGGCCCGGTTCCCCGCGGCCGGGGAGCGCTTCTTCTCGGAGCGGACCCTGCGCTACATGAACCTCTACCTGAACGAGGAGGATGTCCGCTCGCTCGCCAACCTCGAGACCCCGGTGGGGGACTCGGACGTCCTGTCGATAGTATTCGCCGTGGCCGGCGGGTAGATCAGGCCCCGCCCCCTTCTTTCCCCAGCGCCCAGTCGACCGCCGCTTCCGCAAGGATTTCCGTCGCATCGAAAGTGGGGTACCCCGCGGCTTCGGGGTCGAACGCCAGCGGGATTTCGGTGCAGCCCAGGATCACCGCCTGCGCCCCCCGGCGCACGAGGCTCCTTCCCGCCCGGTGAAAGATTTCCCGCGTGCTTGCATCGTGGGCGCCCGCCTTGACCTGCATGATGGCGCGGTGCAGCCGCTCCTGTCCCGGTGCGCCGGGGACCAGGACCCGGAGCCCGGCCGACTCCAGGGTACGGTGATACACGCGGCCGAGCACCGTGCCCGAGGCCGCCAGCAGCCCCACCCTTTTGAGCGGCGGCCTTCGCTTCACGACCCTGCGGCAGGTTTCCCCGATCATGTCGAGGATCGGGATGCCGATGCGCGGGGCGATTTCGGGGAGAAAATGGTGGGAGGCGTTGCAGGGGATGGCGATGATGCCGGCGCCCGCGCGCTCGAGCACTCGCGCCGACTCGACCAGCGCCTCGAGCGGGCTCGGCCCCTCGCCCAGGATCGCCAGGGTCCGGTCGGGGATCTTGGGGTTGGAATAGATGAGGACCCGGGGGTGGTCCTGGTCTTTCCGCGCCGGGACGAGGCGGATGATGCGATCATACAGGTCCAGCGTCGCCTCCGGCCCCATCCCTCCAAGGATCCCTATCATCCGGTCCATTTGCGGATTATAGGGCCGCCGCAGGGCGGCCGCAAGGGCCGGCTCGAGCCGGAATTTTTCGCCCATTTCCCCCCGCCCCGGTTAGATAAGGGGATCCCCCGGACCGGGACCGGAAAATCGGTACATAAAACCCTCCCCGGTGCCGATAACTATACCCGACGAGCGGATGCGTCCGCGCGGGCATCCCCTTTTTCCGGGGAGGTGCGCCGGCGGAAGTGCCGCGGGCCGGGGATTCCTGCGGGAGGGGATCGGACAGGGCAATGGCCACTCAAATCGGAGAATTGCTGATCAAGGAAAGCCTCCTGACCCAGGAGCAGCTCCACCTCGCTCTCAAGCACCAGCGGGAGAACGGCGGGAGGCTGGGGTCGATCCTCATCCAGCTCGGGTTCGTCGAGGACGACGA
This genomic interval carries:
- a CDS encoding MoaD/ThiS family protein; protein product: MSVTVRIPAIIRQFTGQESEVRLEGKTVGEVLETFKARFPAAGERFFSERTLRYMNLYLNEEDVRSLANLETPVGDSDVLSIVFAVAGG
- a CDS encoding amino acid racemase; the encoded protein is MGEKFRLEPALAAALRRPYNPQMDRMIGILGGMGPEATLDLYDRIIRLVPARKDQDHPRVLIYSNPKIPDRTLAILGEGPSPLEALVESARVLERAGAGIIAIPCNASHHFLPEIAPRIGIPILDMIGETCRRVVKRRPPLKRVGLLAASGTVLGRVYHRTLESAGLRVLVPGAPGQERLHRAIMQVKAGAHDASTREIFHRAGRSLVRRGAQAVILGCTEIPLAFDPEAAGYPTFDATEILAEAAVDWALGKEGGGA